In Columba livia isolate bColLiv1 breed racing homer chromosome 25, bColLiv1.pat.W.v2, whole genome shotgun sequence, the following proteins share a genomic window:
- the LOC102095175 gene encoding D(1) dopamine receptor, producing MDGFYSSAEDGQDVINGTGKSWAEGGGSELSSRVVTAALLSLLILSTLLGNTLVCAAMVKFRHLRSKVTHLFVISLAVSDLFVAVLVMPWKAATEVVGFWPFGAFCDVWVAFDIMCSTASILNLCIISMDRYWAISNPFRYQRKMTKHVAFIMIRVAWLLSLLISFIPVQLKWHKDHELLSQQEKGFNTTREEQNCDSSLNRTYAISSSLISFYIPVAIMIGTYTRIFRIAQRQIRRLSSLERAVEHAQNCHSSDCSHEASLRNSFKKETKVLKTLSIIMGVFVFCWLPFFVLNCVVPFCNLDLHELGERPCVSETVFDTFIWFGWANSSLNPIIYAFNADFRRAFASILGRGCFCPSNTVQTVNLSNELVSYHHDTTYQKDVVTLSYPQLLPHAALRMESNEVSPEKVSRVSEPSGLALPVVMHMEQEASVSLEIKPFTSNTFN from the coding sequence ATGGATGGTTTCTACTCCTCCGCAGAAGATGGGCAGGATGTGATCAATGGCACAGGGaagagctgggcagaggggggcgGCTCCGAGTTGTCCTCGCGTGTGGTGACAGCTGCCTTGCTgtccctcctcatcctctccaCGCTCCTGGGCAACACCCTGGTGTGCGCGGCCATGGTCAAGTTCAGACACTTGCGCTCCAAGGTCACCCATCTCTTCGTCATCTCCTTGGCCGTGTCCGACCTCTTTGTGGCCGTGCTGGTGATGCCCTGGAAGGCGGCCACCGAGGTGGTGGGGTTCTGGCCTTTTGGGGCTTTCTGTGATGTTTGGGTGGCTTTTGACATCATGTGCTCCACAGCATCCATCCTCAATTTGTGCATCATCAGCATGGACCGTTACTGGGCCATTTCCAACCCTTTCCGCTACCAGAGGAAGATGACAAAGCATGTGGCGTTCATCATGATCAGGGTGGCTTGGCTCCTGTCTCTCTTGATTTCCTTCATCCCCGTGCAGCTGAAGTGGCACAAGGACCATGAGCTTCTCAGCCAACAGGAGAAAGGTTTTAACACCACCAGGGAGGAGCAGAACTGCGATTCCAGCCTCAACAGGACTTACGCCATCTCATCTTCTCTCATTAGCTTCTACATCCCCGTTGCCATCATGATCGGGACCTACACCCGCATCTTCCGCATCGCCCAGCGGCAGATCCGCAGGCTCTCCTCCCTGGAGAGGGCAGTGGAACATGCCCAAAACTGCCACAGCAGCGACTGCTCGCACGAGGCCTCCCTGAGGAACTCCTTCAAGAAGGAGACCAAGGTCCTCAAGACCCTCTCCATCATCATGGGTGTCTTTGTCTTCTGCTGGCTGCCCTTCTTCGTGCTCAACTGCGTGGTGCCCTTCTGTAACCTTGACCTACATGAGCTGGGAGAGCGACCTTGTGTCAGCGAGACCGTCTTCGACACCTTCATCTGGTTCGGATGGGCCAACTCTTCCCTCAACCCCATCATCTACGCCTTCAACGCAGACTTTCGAAGAGCTTTTGCCTCCATCTTGGGCCGCGGCTGCTTTTGCCCCAGCAACACGGTGCAGACGGTGAACTTGAGCAACGAGCTGGTCTCCTACCACCACGACACCACATACCAGAAGGACGTGGTGACGCTCAGCTacccccagctgctcccacacGCCGCTCTGCGCATGGAAAGCAATGAGGTGTCTCCTGAGAAGGTTTCTCGGGTCTCCgagccctctggccttgccttgcctgtggTGATGCACATGGAGCAGGAGGCATCTGTCTCACTGGAGATCAAACCTTTCACCAGCAACACGTTCAATTGA
- the R3HCC1 gene encoding R3H and coiled-coil domain-containing protein 1 isoform X1 — protein sequence MRLPAAATLALRCMDGVFLSPNEDEFVGRITEELEHFMLQGQHHRVLLFPPLSSRLRYLIHRTVDNVDLLSSFSVGEGWRRRTVICHSAVRLPSETSDPKPSSNPPRCQRPTQPWGRGGRPWRGGDTHGDTPRVGSGRIKRPPRKKPDKALYVPKAMRRRGDWGEQEGPVTGGADSEKEEICLKTFVADAQEERDKSEGGPGGVPVVHGKRREPGEEGSSGQNDDDANNECPPCCTDVPSLVNSNDSSGQENQDKDCSDSLSSLHNKKPIEAEEQDQRCDVVIPESSTTPCQAQAEEQTSQDAGVLGSQSGTSNCTDPAAASLGLENQEESCAGALESGGITSPSAEHGEDMSAGTVEGDQSSSELQSQDQERPSVEQTQPHNPPEAQNEPLDSPECDPSAPEEQNVDAPAQNHAGTVPVTQGDKEHSGLADVLWHELRLSTGDKEEGDKDAGVSGQSGLEDDGTAELLAEIAGYLTVKDISIEQISFDYSSYGDAQLGDGDFGHVTEIYDFSPALKTEDLLEVLSDFHESGLKIQWVDDTHALGIFCSPSAASQALGRRYSALKIRPLIHATKQSKIKALQRPKLLQLAKERPQTDTAVAKRLVTRALGLKHKQPDAETLLPENPDQEE from the exons ATGCGG ctccccgccgccgccaccctGGCGCTGCGCTGCATGGACGGCGTGTTCCTCTCGCCCAACGAGGATGAGTTCGTGGGCAGGATCACCGAGGAGCTGGAGCACTTCATGCTGCAGGGGCAGCACCACAG GGTGCTGCTGTTCCCCCCGCTGTCCAGTCGCCTCCGGTACCTGATCCATCGCACCGTGGACAACGTGGATTTGCTGAGCAGCTTTTCCGTGGGagagggatggaggaggaggacggtGATCTGCCACTCGGCCGTCAG gctgcccagtgagACCAGTGaccccaaacccagcagcaaCCCCCCGAGATGCCAGCGCCCCACACAGccgtggggccgggggggccggcCGTGGCGCGGGGGGGACACCCACGGCGACACCCCCCGCGTGGGCTCCGGCAGGATCAAGAGGCCGCCCAGGAAGAAGCCAGACAAAGCCCTTTATGTCCCCAAAGCGATGCGCAGgaggggggactggggggagcaggagggcCCGGTGACCGGTGGCGCCGactcagaaaaagaagagatttGCCTTAAAACGTTCGTCGCGGATGCACAGGAGGAACGGGACAAATCTGAGGGCGGCCCAGGTGGTGTCCCCGTGGTCCATGGCAAGAGACGGGAGCCCGGAGAAGAGGGATCTTCAGGACAAAATGACGATGACGCCAACAACGAATGTCCCCCGTGCTGTACGGATGTCCCGTCCTTAGTGAATAGCAACGATTCCTCTGGGCAGGAAAATCAGGATAAAGACTGTTCGGATTCGCTTTCTTCTCTCCATAATAAAAAGCCAATTGAAGCAGAAGAGCAAGATCAACGCTGCGATGTTGTTATACCAGAAAGCAGCACGACCCCGTGCCAAGCGCAAGCTGAAGAGCAAACCAGCCAGGATGCcggtgttttggggtcccaaAGTGGCACCAGTAACTGTACAGACCCCGCTGCAGCGTCGCTGGGGCTGGAAAACCAAGAGGAAAGCTGCGCTGGTGCCCTGGAGAGTGGCGGAATCACATCCCCATCTGCAGAACATGGTGAGGACATGAGCGCCGGCACGGTGGAGGGAGACCAGAGTTCCTCCGAGCTGCAAAGCCAAGACCAAGAGCGCCCCAGCGTTGAGCAAACGCAACCCCACAACCCCCCAGAAGCCCAAAACGAGCCTTTAGACTCCCCTGAATGCGACCCATCGGCTCCTGAGGAGCAGAACGTGGATGCTCCGGCGCAGAACCATGCGGGGACGGTGCCGGTGACCCAAGGGGACAAGGAGCACTCGGGCTTGGCCGACGTGCTGTGGCATGAGCTGCGCTTGTCCACGGGTGACAaggaggagggtgacaaggacGCGGGTGTCTCCGGGCAGAGCGGCCTCGAGGACGATGGAACCGCTGAGCTCTTGGCCGAG ATCGCAGGTTATTTGACGGTGAAGGACATCAGCATCGAGCAGATCAGCTTTGACTACTCCAGCTACGGCGACGCGCAGCTCGGTGATGGGGATTTCGGCCACGTCACCGAAATCTATGACTTCTCCCCAGCACTGAAAACTGAGGATCTGCTGGAAGTGCTCTCGGATTTCCA CGAGAGCGGCCTCAAGATCCAGTGGGTGGACGACACGCACGCCCTGGGAATCTTCTGCAGCCCGTCGGCAG CATCTCAAGCCCTGGGCCGACGTTATTCGGCTTTAAAGATCCGACCGCTGATCCACGCAACGAAGCAGTCGAAGATCAAGGCGCTTCAGCGACCAA AACTCCTGCAGCTGGCCAAGGAGCGGCCCCAGACGGACACGGCGGTGGCCAAGCGGCTGGTGACGCGGGCGCTGGGGCTGAAGCACAAGCAGCCGGACGCCGAAACGCTCCTGCCCGAAAACCCGGACCAAGAGGAATAA
- the CHMP7 gene encoding charged multivesicular body protein 7: protein MCSPGRAPPGPAPQGDLPPEWETDDERMAFLFSAFKQSREVNSTEWDSKMAFWVGLVLARGRRRGVVRTCLRELQNGFERRGSVPLGLGTVLRELLRRGKLQRESDFMASVDSSWISWGVGVFILKPLKWTLSSVLGDSKIPEEEEVLIYVELLQEKAEEVYRLYQNSALSSHPVVALSELRSLCASVCPDERTFYLLLLQLQKEKRVTILEQNGEKIVKFARGLHAKVSPMNDVDIGVYQLMQSEQLLSQKVESLSQEAEKCKEDARSACKAGKKQLALRCLKSKRRTERRIEELHSKLDAVQGILDRIYASQTDQMVFSAYQAGVGALKLSMKDVTVEKAENLVDQIQELCDTQDEVAQTLAGVGINGLEVDTEELEKELDSLLQDSTKEPVDLPPVPQKVPNPPISDAELEAELAKLSVADGDLAQKTPSASSEAQTALGLNL, encoded by the exons ATGTGCAGCCCGGGGCGGGCGCCGCCTGGGCCGGCCCCACAGGGGGACCTGCCGCCCGAGTGGGAGACGGACGACGAGCGCATGGCTTTCCTCTTCTCGGCTTTTAAGCAGAGCCGCGAGGTGAACAGCACCGAGTGGGACAGCAAGATGGCCTTCTGGGTCGGGCTGGTGCTggcccgcggccgccgccggggCGTCGTACGGACCTGTCTGCGGGAGCTGCAGAACGGCTTCGAGCGGCGGGGCAGCGTCCCGCTGGGGCTCGGCACCGTCCTCCGGGAGCTGCTCAG ACGTGGCAAACTGCAGAGGGAGTCGGACTTCATGGCCAGCGTGGACAGCAGCTGGATCTCCTGGGGAGTGGGGGTCTTCATTCTCAAGCCCCTGAAGTGGACTCTGTCCAGTGTGCTGGGTGACAGCAAAATCCCCGAGGAAGAGGAGGTCCTGATTTATGTGGAGCTGCTTCAG gagaaggcagaggaagTTTATCGCTTATATCAGAACTCTGCGCTCTCTTCTCACCCGGTTGTTGCCCTCTCAGAGCTGCGTTCCCTCTGCGCCAGCGTTTGTCCGGACGAAAGGACGTTCTACTtgttgctgctccagctgcagaaggaaaagagagtcACGATCCTGGAACAGAACGGAGAGAAG ataGTGAAGTTTGCCCGAGGTCTTCATGCCAAAGTCTCCCCGATGAATGATGTGGACATCGGAGTGTATCAGTTGATGCAAAGCGAACAGCTGCTGTCACAGAAGGTGGAGTCCCTTTCCCAGGAAGCAGAGAA GTGTAAAGAGGATGCCCGGAGCGCTTGTaaagctgggaaaaaacaaTTG GCACTGAGATGTTTGAAATCCAAACGGAGGACGGAAAGGCGCATTGAAGAGCTTCATTCCAAGCTGGATGCCGTGCAGGGGATCTTGGATCGTATATACGCCTCGCAGACTGACCAGATG gtaTTTAGTGCCTATCAGGCTGGTGTGGGAGCTCTGAAGCTGTCCATGAAGGATGTTACTGTGGAGAAGGCAGAGAACCTGGTGGATCAGATACAAGAG CTCTGTGATACTCAAGATGAAGTAGCCCAGACTCTGGCTGGAGTGGGGATCAATGGTCTAG AGGTGGACACTGAGGAACTTGAGAAGGAGCTGGACAGTCTCCTGCAGGACTCGACTAAGGAGCCTGTAGATCTGCCTCCCGTTCCCCAGAAGGTGCCGAATCCACCCATTTCTGATGCTGAGCTGGAAGCGGAGTTGGCGAAGCTCTCTGTTGCTGATGGAG ATTTGGCACAAAAGACTCCCTCGGCTTCCTCCGAAGCCCAAACAGCTCTGGGACTGAATCTCTAA
- the R3HCC1 gene encoding R3H and coiled-coil domain-containing protein 1 isoform X2, with amino-acid sequence MDGVFLSPNEDEFVGRITEELEHFMLQGQHHRVLLFPPLSSRLRYLIHRTVDNVDLLSSFSVGEGWRRRTVICHSAVRLPSETSDPKPSSNPPRCQRPTQPWGRGGRPWRGGDTHGDTPRVGSGRIKRPPRKKPDKALYVPKAMRRRGDWGEQEGPVTGGADSEKEEICLKTFVADAQEERDKSEGGPGGVPVVHGKRREPGEEGSSGQNDDDANNECPPCCTDVPSLVNSNDSSGQENQDKDCSDSLSSLHNKKPIEAEEQDQRCDVVIPESSTTPCQAQAEEQTSQDAGVLGSQSGTSNCTDPAAASLGLENQEESCAGALESGGITSPSAEHGEDMSAGTVEGDQSSSELQSQDQERPSVEQTQPHNPPEAQNEPLDSPECDPSAPEEQNVDAPAQNHAGTVPVTQGDKEHSGLADVLWHELRLSTGDKEEGDKDAGVSGQSGLEDDGTAELLAEIAGYLTVKDISIEQISFDYSSYGDAQLGDGDFGHVTEIYDFSPALKTEDLLEVLSDFHESGLKIQWVDDTHALGIFCSPSAASQALGRRYSALKIRPLIHATKQSKIKALQRPKLLQLAKERPQTDTAVAKRLVTRALGLKHKQPDAETLLPENPDQEE; translated from the exons ATGGACGGCGTGTTCCTCTCGCCCAACGAGGATGAGTTCGTGGGCAGGATCACCGAGGAGCTGGAGCACTTCATGCTGCAGGGGCAGCACCACAG GGTGCTGCTGTTCCCCCCGCTGTCCAGTCGCCTCCGGTACCTGATCCATCGCACCGTGGACAACGTGGATTTGCTGAGCAGCTTTTCCGTGGGagagggatggaggaggaggacggtGATCTGCCACTCGGCCGTCAG gctgcccagtgagACCAGTGaccccaaacccagcagcaaCCCCCCGAGATGCCAGCGCCCCACACAGccgtggggccgggggggccggcCGTGGCGCGGGGGGGACACCCACGGCGACACCCCCCGCGTGGGCTCCGGCAGGATCAAGAGGCCGCCCAGGAAGAAGCCAGACAAAGCCCTTTATGTCCCCAAAGCGATGCGCAGgaggggggactggggggagcaggagggcCCGGTGACCGGTGGCGCCGactcagaaaaagaagagatttGCCTTAAAACGTTCGTCGCGGATGCACAGGAGGAACGGGACAAATCTGAGGGCGGCCCAGGTGGTGTCCCCGTGGTCCATGGCAAGAGACGGGAGCCCGGAGAAGAGGGATCTTCAGGACAAAATGACGATGACGCCAACAACGAATGTCCCCCGTGCTGTACGGATGTCCCGTCCTTAGTGAATAGCAACGATTCCTCTGGGCAGGAAAATCAGGATAAAGACTGTTCGGATTCGCTTTCTTCTCTCCATAATAAAAAGCCAATTGAAGCAGAAGAGCAAGATCAACGCTGCGATGTTGTTATACCAGAAAGCAGCACGACCCCGTGCCAAGCGCAAGCTGAAGAGCAAACCAGCCAGGATGCcggtgttttggggtcccaaAGTGGCACCAGTAACTGTACAGACCCCGCTGCAGCGTCGCTGGGGCTGGAAAACCAAGAGGAAAGCTGCGCTGGTGCCCTGGAGAGTGGCGGAATCACATCCCCATCTGCAGAACATGGTGAGGACATGAGCGCCGGCACGGTGGAGGGAGACCAGAGTTCCTCCGAGCTGCAAAGCCAAGACCAAGAGCGCCCCAGCGTTGAGCAAACGCAACCCCACAACCCCCCAGAAGCCCAAAACGAGCCTTTAGACTCCCCTGAATGCGACCCATCGGCTCCTGAGGAGCAGAACGTGGATGCTCCGGCGCAGAACCATGCGGGGACGGTGCCGGTGACCCAAGGGGACAAGGAGCACTCGGGCTTGGCCGACGTGCTGTGGCATGAGCTGCGCTTGTCCACGGGTGACAaggaggagggtgacaaggacGCGGGTGTCTCCGGGCAGAGCGGCCTCGAGGACGATGGAACCGCTGAGCTCTTGGCCGAG ATCGCAGGTTATTTGACGGTGAAGGACATCAGCATCGAGCAGATCAGCTTTGACTACTCCAGCTACGGCGACGCGCAGCTCGGTGATGGGGATTTCGGCCACGTCACCGAAATCTATGACTTCTCCCCAGCACTGAAAACTGAGGATCTGCTGGAAGTGCTCTCGGATTTCCA CGAGAGCGGCCTCAAGATCCAGTGGGTGGACGACACGCACGCCCTGGGAATCTTCTGCAGCCCGTCGGCAG CATCTCAAGCCCTGGGCCGACGTTATTCGGCTTTAAAGATCCGACCGCTGATCCACGCAACGAAGCAGTCGAAGATCAAGGCGCTTCAGCGACCAA AACTCCTGCAGCTGGCCAAGGAGCGGCCCCAGACGGACACGGCGGTGGCCAAGCGGCTGGTGACGCGGGCGCTGGGGCTGAAGCACAAGCAGCCGGACGCCGAAACGCTCCTGCCCGAAAACCCGGACCAAGAGGAATAA